In the Actinomycetes bacterium genome, GAGCTCGAGATCACCCGCAACGAGTTCTACGCGTCGTCCTCCGGCCCCACCAACCTGGCAGCCAACGACTACGTGGTGGACGGACACCCGCTGCCGGGCGGGACGGCGGGCCAGCCGCTGGTGGTCGACAACACGCCATACACGGTGATCCGCAACGTCGAGCCGCTCATCGCAGGTAGCGGCGTGAGCCCCTGCGACGGGGGGTCGTCCGTCCAGTACCCCGAGTACCAGGTCACCGTCACGGTGTCGTGGAGCAACATGGCCGGGGTCAAGCCGGTCACGTCGTCAACTCTCCTGACGCCGCCCAAGGGCAGCATCTCCAACACCTACGGCTACGTCGCGGTCAAGGTGCTCAACTCCTCAGGCGCCCCGAACTCCGGCCGCACCGTCAGCATCAGCGGCCCGGGTGGTAGCGACTCGGACGTGACCGGGTCCGACGGCTGCGCGGTGTTCGCCGAGGCGACGGCCGGCACCTACACCGTCTCGCTGGGGGAGACCGGCTTCGTCGACTACTACGGCAGCCCGACGCCGTCCAAGACCGCGACCGTGTCGTCCGGGACGCTGCAGCAGGTGCAGTTCTCGTACGACCAGAAGGCCAAGCTCAACGTCAGCCTCGGCACCGATGCCGGCTACAACCTGCCCTCGTCCTACGCCACGACCAGCCCCACCGTCGTGATCGCCAACACCGGACTGCAGCCCTCGGGGACCAAGGCGGTCGTCCTGACCTCGAGCAGCTCGGGCTCCATCGACAACCTGTGGCCCTTCACCGACGGCTACACCGCGTGGGTGGGCTCCTGCGGCCAGTCCGACCCCGCGGCCAGCGGCGGTTCCCGTGGTGCCGCCACGGTCATCGCCCCCGGATCCACCGGCTCGGTCTCGATCCGCCTCGCTCCCGTCAAGGTGACGGTGGCCAACGGCTCCGGAGTCGTCCAGCCGAACCTGACGATCGTCGCGTCCCCGGCGTCGGCGACCGGCTGCCTCACGACGGAGAACCCGCTGACGCTGGGCGTCACCGACTCCACTGGGACGCTCATGACCTCGCTGCCGGCGGGGGCGTGGACCCTACAGGTCAGCGGCAAGACCTCCGCGTCGGGCAGCTGGCCGAGCACCGGCGCGCTGCAGCCCACGAGCGCGGCCACGACGGTTCCTCTGGTGGTGAATTGATGACCATGCTGCACGCGCTTCGGCGTCGGTTGCACGGAGACCGTGGGCTCACCCTGGTCGAGATGGTGGTGGTCACCGCGATCCTGGGCGTCGTCCTGGCGATGGTGCAGGTCACGACCGTGACCGCGGAGAAGGACGTCGGCTCGAACGCGACCCGGCTGGACGAGGTCCAGCAGGCCAAGGTCGCCATGGACTCCATGAGCAAGAACCTGCGCACCTCGGTCCTCCCGTCGCAGCTGAACGGAACATGCTCCGGATGCGACTCGGCCGCCTTCATCGCCGGCGACGTGAGGAGCGTGCAGTTCTACGCGAACTTGAACAACAACGCGAACGTCGTCGGACCGAGCCAGGTGTCCTACAGCGTGAGCTCCACCGGCGTCCTGACGGAGTACGTGCACGGGCCGAACCCGCACGCCGCGACGGACTACAACTACCAGTACACCTGCACGGCGGGCACCACCGGCTGCGTGGTCTACACGCGCGTCCTCGCCCGTCACGTCGTGACGTCGCAGGTCCTGTTCACCTACTACGACGCGTCGGGCGCGCCGATCTCGCCGCCGCTGGACGCGACCGAGCTGCCCAGCGTCGACAGCATCGACATCGTCCTGAAGCTGCAGCAAACCCCTGCGGTCGCGCCGGTCACGTTGACCGAGCGCGTAGCCCTGCCGAACGCCGACGCCGTGGCCCAGGCCTCGTCGAGCTGACTGGAGTCCCCTGATGATCCTCAAGCTGAGCCGGCTCCTCCGCGCCCGTCTGCGCGGGCAGGACGAAGGCATCGCGATGATCATGGTGATGGGCACCATCATGGTTCTCACCGTGCTGCTCGGCGTCACCCTCGCCTACGCCCTTCAGGTGCAGCCGCAGGCCCGGCACGACCAGGACTGGAACGGCGCGCTGGCCGCCGCCCAGGCCGGCGTGGACGACTACATCGCCAAGCTCAACCAGAACGACAGCTACTGGAGCTCGGTCGACTGCACGAACCTCGCGCTCCAGGGGCCGAAGGCGGGGACGAACAGCTGCGGCTGGACCTCCAGCACGCCACCCGGCTGGCAGAAGGTGGACCCGGGCAACACCAAGGCGGGCTACTTCCACTACGACGTCGACACCTCGTCACTGTCCTCCCAGGGCGTCATCCGCGTCACCTCTACCGGACGGGTGAACGGGGTCGACCGCAGCATCCAGGTACTCGTGTCTCGCGGCGGGTCGACGCAGTTCCTGTACTACACCGACTTCGAGGACGCCGACCCGGCCAACACATTCGTGTACTCGAGCACCCCCAGCGCCGCCTGTGGCGGGACCGGTCCGACCAACGCCAAGTACTGGTTCCAGACCCGCTCCGGCTGTGTGGAGATCCAGTTCGTCGCCGGCGACGTGCTGAACGGCAAGGCCCACTTCAACGACACGCCGTACATGGGCGGCTCGGCGACCTTCAAGCAGGGCTACGAGACCTCCGACCCCAAGTGTGCGAACACGCCGTACAACGTCTCCAACTGCGTGCGCTCGGGGAACGCCACCCCGATCATCGGGACCGGCTACAAGGCGACGTACGCCTCCCAGCTGTTCCTGCCCGACAACAGTGACCAGTTCGCGAACTACCCCGGGTGTGACTACACCGGCGACACCCGTATCCGGTTCAACGGCGACGGCACGATGACCGTCTGGAACACGATGAGCGCCGGAACGTCGGTCACGGGCCCGGGTACGCCCTCCGGGACGAACTGCGGGGTCGCGGCCAACTT is a window encoding:
- a CDS encoding type II secretion system protein; the protein is MRRTRVRWGTLRWRLDPSTDEGLSLVELMLAIVIFGIAATAIMSGFLTAMKSTRSDRSRVQASDLAARELEITRNEFYASSSGPTNLAANDYVVDGHPLPGGTAGQPLVVDNTPYTVIRNVEPLIAGSGVSPCDGGSSVQYPEYQVTVTVSWSNMAGVKPVTSSTLLTPPKGSISNTYGYVAVKVLNSSGAPNSGRTVSISGPGGSDSDVTGSDGCAVFAEATAGTYTVSLGETGFVDYYGSPTPSKTATVSSGTLQQVQFSYDQKAKLNVSLGTDAGYNLPSSYATTSPTVVIANTGLQPSGTKAVVLTSSSSGSIDNLWPFTDGYTAWVGSCGQSDPAASGGSRGAATVIAPGSTGSVSIRLAPVKVTVANGSGVVQPNLTIVASPASATGCLTTENPLTLGVTDSTGTLMTSLPAGAWTLQVSGKTSASGSWPSTGALQPTSAATTVPLVVN
- a CDS encoding prepilin-type N-terminal cleavage/methylation domain-containing protein, giving the protein MTMLHALRRRLHGDRGLTLVEMVVVTAILGVVLAMVQVTTVTAEKDVGSNATRLDEVQQAKVAMDSMSKNLRTSVLPSQLNGTCSGCDSAAFIAGDVRSVQFYANLNNNANVVGPSQVSYSVSSTGVLTEYVHGPNPHAATDYNYQYTCTAGTTGCVVYTRVLARHVVTSQVLFTYYDASGAPISPPLDATELPSVDSIDIVLKLQQTPAVAPVTLTERVALPNADAVAQASSS